A window of Pseudoalteromonas sp. MEBiC 03607 genomic DNA:
CCCTTGTTCTAATAAGCCTACAAAAAGTTCTTCTAAACGATTTGCTTTATTTCGCATACTGAGCACGGTATTACCTTGTTCGGTCAACGCGCTGAATACTTGGTTTAAGCCCTGAGACTTCGCCACTTCAACTTCTAAAGTGTGGTCATCAGTTAGTGTATATTTGTAACCTTCAATGCTAATTGGTTGCACTGGCTGCTTTAAATCAAGTACAAAGGTCTCTTTATCAAGCTTGGCTAGTAGCGCTTTGATAGTGGTGTTTTCAACAATCACGCCACTGTCGATAATCGCGATGTTTTTACATAACAGCTCAGCTTCTTCTAGGTAGTGAGTAGTCAAGATGATGGTCACACCTTGCTTATTTATCTCGCGAAGAAAATCCCACATAGAGCGACGTAGCTCAATATCAACACCGGCTGTTGGCTCATCTAAAATAAGTAATTTAGGTTCATGCATCAGAGCACGAGCAATCATTAAACGGCGCTTCATACCACCTGACAGCGTACGCGCTTGCTTATCTTTTTTCTCAAATAAACCCAGTTGCTTTAGATACTTTTCAGCACGCTCATGCGCCAGCTTTCTTGGTACACCATAATAGCCCGCTTGGTTAACCAAAATTTGGTTCAGTGTTTCAAATTGGCTAAAATTAAACTCTTGCGGCACTAAACCTAGTTCAGACTTAGCGGCTTCCAAATCTGTATCAATGTCATGCCCAAACACCTGGACACGGCCAGCGCTTTTGTTCACTAACGATGAGATAACACCAATGGTAGTTGATTTACCGGCACCGTTCGGACCAAGTAAAGCAAAGAAATCGCCCTGTTGAACTTGTAAGTCGATGCCCTTTACGGCTTCAACACCATTTTTATAAACCTTTTTTAGGCCTTCAATATTTAATGCGATCGTTTTTTCGCTCACTGTTTGCCCTCTCCATAACCCCAACGCTTGGTCAGAGTATGTTCAATGTTTAAATGATCTAAAATTCGCGCCACCATAAAATCAACCAAGTCTGAAATCTGCTCTGGCTGATGATAAAAACCCGGTGCCGCAGGCATAATCGTTACGCCTAGCCTTGCTAGTTTCAGCATGTTTTCAAGATGAATTTCGCTAAATGGCGTTTCACGCGGGACTAAAATCAGCTGCCCCCGTTCTTTAATAACCACGTCGGCGGCGCGTTCAAGTAAGTTATCTGACGCACCTACCGCAATTGCAGACACTGAACCTGCACTACACGGACAAACCACCATTTTTTTCGGTGCAGCAGAGCCCGACGCAACAGGACTAAACCAGTTGTCTTTACCAAACACCTTTAGTTGCTCAGGCGCAGCATTAAAAAGCGTGCTTAACTGTTCTGTCGCTTTATCTTCGTTACCCGATAGCTTGATATTCGATTCGGTATCAAAAACCACTCGAGCAGCACTTGAGATCAACACATAAACTTGAAACTGCTGCTGAAGTAACACTTCTAATAACCGTAAACCGTATGGCGCACCAGAGGCACCGCTAAAAGCTAAGGTTATTTTATCTTTAAATTGCATATTTTGACGCTCCATATACCGATTAGTTGTGTTCAAGAGCGGTAATTAAGCGCTGATGAATCCCCTCAAAGCCACCATTACTCATAATTAAAACATGCTGCTTAGGCGCTTTACCTGCAACCACGTGTTTAATAATTTCTTCAGTGCTAGAGCTACAATGCATACCTGCCGCAGCGGCGTATTCTTTGAGTGACCAGCTTAAATTGTCTGGTTCAAATAAATACACCTCATCGGCAGCTTCAAGTGAGTCAATCAAGGTTTGCTGATGCACGCCCATTTTCATGGTATTTGAACGAGGCTCTAAAATGGCAATAATCTTCTCATCGCCCACTTTTGCACGAAGCCCTGCCAAAGTTGTTTTAATTGCCGTTGGGTGATGGGCAAAATCGTCATACACCTTAATCGAGTTAATATCGGCTTTAAGCTCCATACGGCGCTTAGGAGAAATAAACTCAGCCAAGCCCGCAATACTGACTGGTACGGCAATCCCGACATGGCGCGCTGCTGCAATAGCCATGATAGCATTTTTCACATTATGCTCGCCCATCGCTTGCCAACTAACAACGCCTTGAACTTCTCCCTCAAGTAGCACTTCAAATTCGCTACCATCAGCTCTCAGTAAACGGTAATCCCAATCACCTGCCAGCGTTTCGCTTTCGCTCCAAAGACCACGCTCAATCACATCTTGTAAGGCTTCATCTTGGCTTGGCCAAATAACCTTACCGCTACAGGGTAATGTACGCATCAAGTGATGAAATTGTTTCTTTATTGCGTTTAAATCTTCAAAAATATCAGCGTGATCAAATTCAAGGTTATTAAGAATTAAGGTACGTGGTAAGTAATGAACAAATTTACTGCGTTTATCAAAAAATGCCGTGTCGTACTCATCGGCTTCGATTACAAAAAATGGCGTTTCACCAACCCGTGCTGACACACCAAAATTTTGCACAATGCCACCAATTAAAAAGCCAGGCTTCATTCCGGCATACTCTAATAACCAAGCTAACATACTCGCTGTTGTTGTTTTGCCGTGTGTTCCAGCGACAGCCAACACCCACGAATTTTGCAACAGATTATGCTTTAACCATTCAGGACCTGAAGTATAAGGTAAGCCTTTATCAAGCACGTATTCAACACAAGGGTTGCCTCGGCTCATAGCGTTACCAATTACTACCATATCTGGCGCAGGCTCTAGTTGAGCAACGTCATAACCTTGGGTGAGCGTAATACCTAGCTCTTCTAATTGCGTGCTCATCGGTGGGTACACATTTTGATCAGAGCCTGTCACTGTATGACCTAACGATTTAGCGATTGCGGCAATACCACCCATAAAGGTGCCACAAATTCCAAGAATATGAATATGCATCTACTGTCCTGAGCAAAATGAATGAGAGATAAACTAAGGCGTTATAATGCCAAATATAAGCTTTACTTACCATGACTAGCGGTCAATAGAGTATTGCCAAATAGCCATCATAAAAAACACCTCAAATTTGAGGTGTTTTTCGAATTAAGTTGAATGGTTATTTACAGCATTAAGAATGCAAACAAACCAACACCAAGTAACAAGCGGTAGATAACAAATGGCATCATACCCATGCGCTCAATAACTTTTAAGAAAAAGAAAATACACGCATAAGCTGATACAAATGATAAGCCAGCGCCGAGTAAAATCGCATGCCAATCAATCGCCTCGCCCGCTGTTGCAAGCTGATACACATAATAGGAACCCGCTGCTGCAATGACCGGAATTGACATTAAAAATGAAAAACGCGCAGCACTTTGCTTGTTAAGGCCCAGCATTAAACCTACGGTGATGGTAATACCTGAACGCGATGTCCCAGGGAATACCATAGCCAGCACTTGTGAAAAGCCTAACAATAGCGCACTGAAAAAATTGATTTGGTAAATGTTCTTAACTTGCTTTGCTTTTACATCGGCATACCAAAGTAACAAACCAAACACGATGGTAGAGGTGGCAATAACCCACGCATTTCGCGAGTAACTTTCAACGAAATCTTTAAACAAATAACCAATTAATAATGCAGGAATGGTTGCGACAATAATCCACCAGCCTAAGCGGCTGTCATCGGTGGCACCTTGAGAGCCAAACGATTTAAACCACGCGCCTAGAATGTCTACCACTTCTTTACGGAAATACAATACCACGGCACCTAAAGTACCAACATGAACGGCCACATCAAATGCTAAACCTTGGTCGTGCCAACCTAAAACTTGCGAAGGTAAAATTAAATGTGCTGAGCTCGAAATAGGTAAAAACTCAGTCAATCCTTGAATTAAGGCTAAAACAATTATCTCAATAATACTCATGGGTAAGAAAACTCCACCTTCCATAGTTTTTGTTGCGGATTATTATAATTATCCCATAGCTCTGCTAGCGTGCATTTTGCTACAGGGTGAAAAAAATCAGGGGCTATTTCAGCTAAAGGCTGAAGAACAAATGCATTTTTGGTAATTTCATCGCGAGGTAGCTGTGCAGGCGAATCACAAATTACGTCATCATAAAATAAAAGATCTAGGTCAAGCGTTCGTGGACTAAACTTTTTGTCATCACGGGTACGGCCATTTTCAAGCTCAATTTCTTTCAATAACTTACACAGTTCAGGTAGTGGCATATCGGTTTGCGCCCCTAATACTGAGTTATAAAAGTTACTGCCTGCAAAACCGACCGCTTCACTCTCAAAAACTGATGAGTGAATAAAATCAGGAAAATGTACTTTTAGAGCATCAAGCGCCTGACGAATATAATGCTCTTTATTAACGTTAGAGCCTAAACTAATAAAAATTTGCGCCATGTTAATATGCCTTGCGACGGGTGATTTCGACTCCCACCGTTTTGGCTTGTGGCACTGCTGCAGGTTTACTCACGCGAATGGTCACTTGCTCAGTTGCAAACTCAGTTAAGATAATGGCCGCTAATTGTTCAACTAAGGTTTCAAGCAGCTCTACTGGTTTTGCTGTTGTATGAGCGATAACCCGCTCGCTGACTTTTGCATAATCAAGTGCAAGGTTAATATCATCAGTCGCAGCTGCCGCAGAAATATCACATAGCATTTCAATATCAAAATACAGGCTTTGTTTACTTTCTTTTTCAAAATCATACACACCGATAATGGTGTCTACATGCAATTGTGATATATATACCTTGTCCATTGATACTCCAAGTGACATAAATATTAAAACACCTCTCATACTAAACGCTTATTGATTTGAATAATCCGCGCTATAAGTTGTCATACTGTTTTAATATATAAAAATTACCCCTACAATAACGGGTAGATGCGATGCATTATTGCTCACATGTTCTACTCAAAAATAGTGGCAGATGGTTTTGCCGCCAATGATAGCCCAAAAGTGCAGATTTAAAAATAAGGAAGCGCGTGTTAACAGCCCTAATGTTAGTTTTAGCCTATTTACTGGGATCGGTCTCATCCGCAATCCTTGTCTCTCGGCTGTTTAAACTACCGGACCCACGCAGTCACGGATCGAACAACCCAGGTGCAACGAATGTCTACCGCTTAGGTGGAAAAGTCCCTGCTGTACTTGTTCTTGTCTTTGATATTTTAAAAGGAACCATTCCGGTTTGGGGTGCTTACTTCTTAAAAATAGAGCCACTTATGCTCGGCTTGATTGGTGTAGCAGCCTGTTTAGGCCATATGTACCCGCTGTTTTTCAGTTTTAAAGGCGGTAAGGCTGTCGCGACCGCTTTTGGCACGTTATTACCCATTGGTTTATCGTTAGGTGGGATGTTAATTGCAACTTGGATCTTAATTGTTGCTATCACGCGCTACTCATCTCTTGCAGCGTTAGTCACGGTTTCGTTAGCACCTCTTTATACTTGGTGGATAAAACCTTTGTATACGTTGCCTGTAACCTTTTTAACCGTGTTGATAATTTTCCGTCATAGAGCAAATATCACTCGCTTACTCGCGGGTGAAGAGCCAAAAGTAGGGGCTAAGAAAAAAGCCCCTGAACATGAAGAAGGTTGATGTTAAATAGCCTCTAACGAGTCTATTGGCCAGCGCGGCTTTGTTTTCATATCAAGGCTAGCAAACTGCCCTGCTTTTAAGCGCTGCATACCTGCATAAGCGATCATCGCACCGTTATCTGTACAAAACTCCGTGCGCGGGTAGTACACACGCCCTTTCATACCTTGCATTACTCGCTCAAGTTGCGCACGCAATTGCACGTTTGCACTCACGCCCCCAGCAATCACTAAGCGCTTGATACCGGTTTGCTTTAATGCACGTTTACACTTGATAATTAAGGTATCAATAACCGCTGTTTGGAATGCATGAGCAATATCCGCTTTAGTTTGTTCATCATCATCGCTATCACGAATAGCGAGTGACGCAGCCGTTTTTAAACCACTGAAACTAAAATCTAAGCCGGGTTTGTCAGTCATCGGACGCGGGAATACAAAGCGCTCAGGTGTACCTTGCTCAGCAAGTTTTGCCAAACGCGGGCCTCCTGGGTAATCAAGCCCAAGTAATTTCGCCGTTTTATCGAATGCCTCACCTGCGGCGTCATCAACTGACTCACCTAATACTTCGTATTCACCAATACCAGATACTTTAACCATCATGGTGTGGCCGCCAGATACTAATAACGCGATAAACGGAAATTCAGGTTTGTCTTCTTCAAGCATTGGCGCAAGAAGATGCCCTTCCATATGATGAACCGCTACCGCTGGTATATTCCAACCATAGGCTAAAGAACGACCAATAGAAGTACCCACAAGGAGTGCGCCAACCAATCCAGGGCCCGCAGTATAAGCAATGCCATCTAAATCTTCTGGGCCACAGCCCGCTTGTGCAAAGGCGGCATCAATTAAAGGTAAGGTTTTACGCACGTGGTCACGTGACGCAAGTTCAGGTACGACACCGCCGTAGTCAGCATGCACTTTTACTTGGCTATACAGTTGATGTGCTAATAAGCCTTGTTCATCATCGTAAATGGCAATACCTGTTTCATCACATGATGATTCAATACCTAAAATTCGCATCAATTACTCCGCCAAGAAAAATAAACGCGTATTTTACAGTGAAAATACGCATTACTGAATATTAAATTGCAATACCAATGTTGGTTTGACCGTCTGATACCGCAAGCTGTTTGAGTTCTTTTACGTTTTCAGAGCTAATTCGGCCCATTTGCTCTACAAAATCAATTAACTCAGCCAGTACTTCAATTTCATATTGCATTAATGGGTGTTCACGAACTGCTTTATTGTCAGCTACTTCACCATCAACGGTAAGTTGATATTCAATGTAACGTGCCACCGATGCCTGTGAAATTTTACTAATGTTCAAAAACTCTTGGTCATCTTTTGCCATTAAGCCGTGTAACATGCCCAGTAAAGCTGTTGCTGTATCAATAGCAGGGTAAGTGCCAAACATATCAAAATCAGTTAGTTCAGGCACATTAGGCTCTATTTTTTCGATTTGTTTTTCGAGGCTAATTTTACTTTTTGGCAGTAAAATCTTCTCCCAACAAACATTCAAAGCACTACGAAAAACCGCAGCATCACCAAACCCTGTGGCTTCACAGAATAAACTGTAATTAGGCAGCATGCGTTCTAACAAAGCACCACCTAATACTGCTTTTTGTAAATAGTTTAATTCTCTAATGCGTTGAAAATTATTCGCTTTCGTCATTTTTAACAGTCCCGCAAGACCAACAAAGTTCAAATGTTGATCCGTTAAGCTCTTGACACTTTGGGCACACCCAATCAGGAGCCGATTGTTTTACTTGCTGATAGTTTAACAATATTTCTTGCGCCTGGCGCTCTTTTAATGCGTAAACAAGCATATCAACTCCCGTCTGTTCAAAGGGTATCTCTCCCAATGCCCCTTGTAAGAGCTCACCTTGTAACTGACACTCAATACCTTTACTGTTTAACAGCCCTTTAATAATATTCG
This region includes:
- a CDS encoding ABC transporter ATP-binding protein; protein product: MSEKTIALNIEGLKKVYKNGVEAVKGIDLQVQQGDFFALLGPNGAGKSTTIGVISSLVNKSAGRVQVFGHDIDTDLEAAKSELGLVPQEFNFSQFETLNQILVNQAGYYGVPRKLAHERAEKYLKQLGLFEKKDKQARTLSGGMKRRLMIARALMHEPKLLILDEPTAGVDIELRRSMWDFLREINKQGVTIILTTHYLEEAELLCKNIAIIDSGVIVENTTIKALLAKLDKETFVLDLKQPVQPISIEGYKYTLTDDHTLEVEVAKSQGLNQVFSALTEQGNTVLSMRNKANRLEELFVGLLEQGRGE
- a CDS encoding flavin prenyltransferase UbiX, with product MQFKDKITLAFSGASGAPYGLRLLEVLLQQQFQVYVLISSAARVVFDTESNIKLSGNEDKATEQLSTLFNAAPEQLKVFGKDNWFSPVASGSAAPKKMVVCPCSAGSVSAIAVGASDNLLERAADVVIKERGQLILVPRETPFSEIHLENMLKLARLGVTIMPAAPGFYHQPEQISDLVDFMVARILDHLNIEHTLTKRWGYGEGKQ
- the mpl gene encoding UDP-N-acetylmuramate:L-alanyl-gamma-D-glutamyl-meso-diaminopimelate ligase → MHIHILGICGTFMGGIAAIAKSLGHTVTGSDQNVYPPMSTQLEELGITLTQGYDVAQLEPAPDMVVIGNAMSRGNPCVEYVLDKGLPYTSGPEWLKHNLLQNSWVLAVAGTHGKTTTASMLAWLLEYAGMKPGFLIGGIVQNFGVSARVGETPFFVIEADEYDTAFFDKRSKFVHYLPRTLILNNLEFDHADIFEDLNAIKKQFHHLMRTLPCSGKVIWPSQDEALQDVIERGLWSESETLAGDWDYRLLRADGSEFEVLLEGEVQGVVSWQAMGEHNVKNAIMAIAAARHVGIAVPVSIAGLAEFISPKRRMELKADINSIKVYDDFAHHPTAIKTTLAGLRAKVGDEKIIAILEPRSNTMKMGVHQQTLIDSLEAADEVYLFEPDNLSWSLKEYAAAAGMHCSSSTEEIIKHVVAGKAPKQHVLIMSNGGFEGIHQRLITALEHN
- a CDS encoding undecaprenyl-diphosphate phosphatase gives rise to the protein MSIIEIIVLALIQGLTEFLPISSSAHLILPSQVLGWHDQGLAFDVAVHVGTLGAVVLYFRKEVVDILGAWFKSFGSQGATDDSRLGWWIIVATIPALLIGYLFKDFVESYSRNAWVIATSTIVFGLLLWYADVKAKQVKNIYQINFFSALLLGFSQVLAMVFPGTSRSGITITVGLMLGLNKQSAARFSFLMSIPVIAAAGSYYVYQLATAGEAIDWHAILLGAGLSFVSAYACIFFFLKVIERMGMMPFVIYRLLLGVGLFAFLML
- the folK gene encoding 2-amino-4-hydroxy-6-hydroxymethyldihydropteridine diphosphokinase produces the protein MAQIFISLGSNVNKEHYIRQALDALKVHFPDFIHSSVFESEAVGFAGSNFYNSVLGAQTDMPLPELCKLLKEIELENGRTRDDKKFSPRTLDLDLLFYDDVICDSPAQLPRDEITKNAFVLQPLAEIAPDFFHPVAKCTLAELWDNYNNPQQKLWKVEFSYP
- the folB gene encoding dihydroneopterin aldolase; amino-acid sequence: MDKVYISQLHVDTIIGVYDFEKESKQSLYFDIEMLCDISAAAATDDINLALDYAKVSERVIAHTTAKPVELLETLVEQLAAIILTEFATEQVTIRVSKPAAVPQAKTVGVEITRRKAY
- the plsY gene encoding glycerol-3-phosphate 1-O-acyltransferase PlsY, which translates into the protein MLTALMLVLAYLLGSVSSAILVSRLFKLPDPRSHGSNNPGATNVYRLGGKVPAVLVLVFDILKGTIPVWGAYFLKIEPLMLGLIGVAACLGHMYPLFFSFKGGKAVATAFGTLLPIGLSLGGMLIATWILIVAITRYSSLAALVTVSLAPLYTWWIKPLYTLPVTFLTVLIIFRHRANITRLLAGEEPKVGAKKKAPEHEEG
- the tsaD gene encoding tRNA (adenosine(37)-N6)-threonylcarbamoyltransferase complex transferase subunit TsaD — protein: MRILGIESSCDETGIAIYDDEQGLLAHQLYSQVKVHADYGGVVPELASRDHVRKTLPLIDAAFAQAGCGPEDLDGIAYTAGPGLVGALLVGTSIGRSLAYGWNIPAVAVHHMEGHLLAPMLEEDKPEFPFIALLVSGGHTMMVKVSGIGEYEVLGESVDDAAGEAFDKTAKLLGLDYPGGPRLAKLAEQGTPERFVFPRPMTDKPGLDFSFSGLKTAASLAIRDSDDDEQTKADIAHAFQTAVIDTLIIKCKRALKQTGIKRLVIAGGVSANVQLRAQLERVMQGMKGRVYYPRTEFCTDNGAMIAYAGMQRLKAGQFASLDMKTKPRWPIDSLEAI
- a CDS encoding YjaG family protein translates to MTKANNFQRIRELNYLQKAVLGGALLERMLPNYSLFCEATGFGDAAVFRSALNVCWEKILLPKSKISLEKQIEKIEPNVPELTDFDMFGTYPAIDTATALLGMLHGLMAKDDQEFLNISKISQASVARYIEYQLTVDGEVADNKAVREHPLMQYEIEVLAELIDFVEQMGRISSENVKELKQLAVSDGQTNIGIAI
- a CDS encoding DUF2007 domain-containing protein — translated: MQNKKLNQTASSEPFKWVRVFQAENSLEANIIKGLLNSKGIECQLQGELLQGALGEIPFEQTGVDMLVYALKERQAQEILLNYQQVKQSAPDWVCPKCQELNGSTFELCWSCGTVKNDESE